Proteins from one Microbacterium sp. Root553 genomic window:
- the ftsZ gene encoding cell division protein FtsZ encodes MSQNQNYLAVIKVVGVGGGGVNAVNRMIDLGLRGVEFIAVNTDAQALLMSDADVKLDVGRELTRGLGAGADPEVGRRAAEDHAEEIEQALTGADMVFVTAGEGGGTGTGGAPVVARIAKSIGALTIGVVTKPFSFEGRRRQSQAEAGVVKLKEEVDTLIVVPNDRLLEISDRGISMIEAFATADQVLLAGVQGITDLITTPGLINLDFADVKSVMQGAGSALMGIGSARGADRAIKAAELAVESPLLEASIEGAHGVLLSIQGGSNLGIFEIHDAADLVKEAAHPEANIIFGTVIDDTLGDEVRVTVIAAGFDSGEPSLRLDPMVVTRPAAASTLPEVTLSKDEESTPAAEPAAPERVQQRVATTSIEPAFADDDIDIPEFLK; translated from the coding sequence ATGAGCCAGAACCAGAACTACCTCGCCGTCATCAAGGTCGTCGGCGTCGGCGGTGGCGGCGTCAACGCCGTCAACCGCATGATCGACCTCGGTCTTCGCGGAGTCGAGTTCATCGCCGTGAACACCGACGCCCAGGCGCTGCTCATGAGCGACGCCGACGTCAAGCTCGACGTCGGTCGCGAGCTCACCCGTGGTCTCGGCGCAGGAGCCGACCCCGAGGTGGGGCGCCGCGCCGCGGAAGACCACGCGGAAGAGATCGAGCAGGCGCTCACGGGAGCCGACATGGTCTTCGTGACCGCGGGCGAGGGAGGCGGAACCGGAACCGGTGGAGCTCCCGTCGTCGCACGCATCGCGAAGTCGATCGGCGCGCTGACCATCGGCGTCGTCACCAAGCCGTTCTCGTTCGAGGGCCGTCGCCGTCAGAGCCAGGCCGAGGCCGGCGTGGTGAAGCTCAAGGAAGAGGTCGACACCCTCATCGTGGTGCCGAACGACCGTCTCCTCGAGATCAGCGACCGCGGCATCTCGATGATCGAGGCCTTCGCCACGGCCGACCAGGTGCTCCTCGCGGGTGTCCAGGGCATCACCGACCTCATCACGACGCCGGGTCTGATCAACCTCGACTTCGCGGACGTCAAGTCCGTCATGCAGGGTGCGGGATCCGCACTCATGGGAATCGGATCCGCCCGCGGCGCCGACCGGGCGATCAAGGCCGCAGAGCTGGCCGTCGAATCGCCGCTCCTCGAGGCGAGCATCGAGGGAGCGCACGGCGTGCTGCTCTCGATCCAGGGTGGATCGAACCTCGGCATCTTCGAGATCCACGACGCCGCTGACCTCGTCAAGGAGGCAGCGCACCCCGAGGCGAACATCATCTTCGGTACCGTCATCGACGACACGCTCGGCGATGAGGTGCGCGTCACCGTGATCGCCGCCGGCTTCGACAGCGGCGAGCCGTCGCTCCGCCTCGACCCGATGGTCGTCACGCGTCCCGCCGCCGCGAGCACGCTGCCCGAGGTGACGCTGTCGAAGGACGAGGAGAGCACGCCCGCCGCAGAGCCTGCCGCACCGGAGCGCGTGCAGCAGCGCGTCGCGACGACCAGCATCGAGCCGGCCTTCGCCGACGACGACATCGACATCCCCGAATTCCTGAAGTGA